In the Enterococcus rotai genome, CATTAGAGGCTGTTAATCCCCATTTGAAACACCTTATTTCTTTACCTTTAGAAGAAATCAATCCAGAAAAAATCATGAATAAAAGTGATTTAGTCTTTTTTGCAACCCCGTCAGGTATTTCCAAGGAATTAGCCGAACCTTTTATTCAGGCAGATTTTCCAGTGATCGATTTATCCGGTGATTTTCGCTTGAAAGAACTTGGGGCTTATGAGACTTGGTATGGTTCTTCTGCGGCACCGCTAGATCTGCTGCAAAAATTTGATTATGGTTTGGCGGAATATCGAGAAAACCCTCAAGCAAAATGGATAGCCAACCCAGGCTGTTATGCGACTGCAGCAGAATTATCGTTAGCGCCTTTATTGAAAGAAAAAAAACTTGATGTGGACTCGATCGTGATTGATGGAAAATCAGGCGTTTCAGGTGCGGGAAAAGGATTATCACAAACAACTCATTTTTCTGAAACCCATGACAATATGACCGTATACAAAATGAATAGCCACCAACATATTCCTGAAATTGTTCAGCAATTAAAGAAATGGGCGCCAACGCTTGAAGTAATCCAGTTCTCAACGTCCTTGATTCCGGTGACGAGAGGAATATTTCTAACCACGTATGCCAAATTGAATGAACCGATTTCTGACGAGGAATTAGTTGATTTGTATTGTACGCATTTTGAAAATAGTCCTTTTGTACGAATCCAAGCAGTTGGACAATATCCAGTTCTAAAACAAGTGATCGGCTCAAATTATTGTGATATTGGTCTTGCCTATAATCCGCAAACCAAGATGGTGACGATTGTAACAGTGATCGATAATTTAGGAAAAGGGGCAGCTGGACAAGCCATTCAGAATTTAAATATTTTTGCAGGGTTTGATGAACGTTGCGGTTTAGAACTTTTGCCGATTTATCCATAAAATTTTAACTAATCTGCACTAGTAAAAAAAGAGGGAGCGACAAGCATGAAGAAGGTCATTGTTATAAAAATGGGTGGAGTAGCCAGTGATAACTTAACAAAATCATTTTTTGAACAGGTCGATCATTGGCAAAAAACAGGAAAAAAAGTAGTGATCGTCCATGGTGGCGGGCATTATATTTCTGAAATGATGCAGCGTTTGAATGTGCCGGTGAAGACCCAAGATGGTCTACGGATCACAACGGAAGAAACGCTAAAAATTACGCAAATGGTTTTGATTGGTCAAGTTCAGCCAATGATTACTACACACTTTCAACAAGAAGGATTTTCTGTAGTTGGTTTAAATGCTTCTTGCGGTCAAATCATTACCGGAACATTTCTAGATAAAAATACATTAGGAGCGGTTGGAGTGGTCACACAAGTAGATACTGAATTGTTAGAACATTTACTTGAGACAAAACATATTCCGATCATTGCTCCTTTAGGTTTAACGGAAACAGGAGAATGGCTAAATATCAATGCTGATCATGTCGCCTGTAAAGTAGCCGAAGAGTTACAAGCAGAAAAATTGTACTTATTAACAGATGTACCCGGTGTAAAAAAAGAAAATCAGTGGTTAAAGGAAATCACCACAAGTGACGTCCCAAAATTAAAAACAGCCAATATTATCAAAGGCGGGATGTTGCCAAAATTAGAAAGTGCGGTCACAGCGCTCAAAGGCGGCGTAAAAGAAGTTCATATCACAAACAAACTTCAACATGCGGGGACTATTATTAAGTCGAAGGAGGTTTTTGCATGAGTTACTTATTTCCAAATTATCAAAGAAAAGAGCTAGAGCTGATCAAAGGCGCTAAAAATACACTGACTGATCGCTCTGGGAAAAAGTATCTTGATTTTACTAGTGGTATTGGCGTGATGAATTTGGGGTATAATGATCCTGAGTTGAATCAAGTCTTGCAAAATCAAGCTAGTCTTTTATGGCATACACCTAACTTATATGAGAATCTGCTTCAAGAACAGACCGCTGAACAATTAGCGAACAACAAAGAGTATGTCAGCTACTTTTGCAATAGTGGGGCAGAGGCGAATGAAGCTGCAATCAAACTAGCTCGCAAGGCAACTGGCAGAAGTAAGATCATCACCTTTACGAATTCTTTTCATGGTCGAACCTATGGTGCAATGAGTGCAACAGGTCAAGCCGGTATTCATGCTGGGTTTGAACCATTAGTACCTGATTTTGTTTACTTACCCTTTAACGAGCTTGAGCCTTTAAAAGCAGAAATCAATCAGCAAACAGCAGCTGTTATGTTGGAATTGATTCAAGGCGAAGGGGGCGTCGTACCTGCACAGGCGTCATGGGTTCAGTCTGTTCAGGCACTTTGTCATGAGTTTGGTGCCTTATTGATCATTGATGAAATTCAAACTGGAATTGGTCGAACAGGCACTTTTTATGCTTATGAACAGTATCAAATTGAACCAGATATTTTTACTTTAGCCAAAGGGTTGGGGAATGGAATCCCTGTCGGTGCAATGCTAGGCAAAACGAACTTAGCGGAATTTTTTGGACCGGGCAGTCATGGTTCTACTTTCGGTGGTAACAAATTAGCAATGAGTGTTGCAAGTCATGTTGTGACGCGAATTAATCAGCCTGATTTTCTTCAGTCGGTTCAAACAAAAGGAGCACAATTATATTCTGGTCTAACGAAAATCGCTGAAAAACATCAGCACATTATGACAGTGCGTGGGAAAGGCCTAATGTTCGGTATTGAGTTAGCCGATCAAAATACGTTAAAACAAGTATTAGATCAATTAGAGTCAGAAGGCCTACTTGCATTAAAAGCAGGTCAAACTGTTTTGCGTCTTCTACCACCATTAACGATCACAAAAGAAGAAATCGATCAAGGGTTGAGCATAATTGATAAAGTGTTCAATAACTTAGCATCATAAACAGGTTTAGCGGAAAAGGAGAATAGTAAATGATAAATTCATTGTACGGTAAAAGTATTTTAAATTTAACTGAGTTGACCAAAGAAGAATTTTTGTCAATCATCGAACTAGCTGTGGCAATAAAAGCGAAGCCAGAAGCTTACCGAGGTGTGTTAGCTGGGAAGATTTTAGCGATGATCTTTGAAAAAAATAGTACTCGAACGCGGGTTTCCTTTGAAGCAGGAATCATTCAACTTGGCGGACAAGCGATTATTTTAGATTCAAAAAGCACGCAAATGGGTCGAGGAGAACCTATCAAAGATACGGCAAATGTTATGTCTAGTTATGTGGATGCGATCATGATTCGCACTTTTTCAGATAAAATGGTTGCCGAACTTGCTGCAGAAGCCACGATTCCAGTAATCAATGGCTTGACTGACGATCATCATCCGTGTCAGATCTTAGCAGACTTTCAAACCATTTATGAACAAAAAGGCAAGTTGGCAGGGATTAAATTAACTTATATAGGGGATGGGAATAATATGGCCCATTCATTTTTAATTGGTGGTAGCTTAGTTGGGATGGATGTGACGATTGCAACACCTAAGGGCTATGAACCCAAGGCAGAATATGTGGCGTTAGCTAAAAAGAATGCCCAGCTAAGCGGTAGTAACATAGAGATTTTAACAGACCCAGAGCAAGCAGCCAAAAATGCTGATGTTTTAGTAACAGATGTTTGGGCAAGCATGGGAGATGAGTCGGAACAAAAAGAACGTGAAGCGATCTTTAAGTCATTCCAAGTGAATAATCGATTAGCTGTTCAAGCGAAAAAAGATTACTTATTTCTCCATTGTTTACCTGCTCATAGAGGTGAAGAAGTAGCAGCTGATATCATTGATGGAACCCATTCTGCAATTTATCAAGAAGCCGCAAACCGTCTGCATGCCCAGAAGGCTTTGCTAGTTAAAGTGATGACTAATTTATAAAAGTGAAATGATGCAAAGCGATAGTTTCGTTTTGCATCACTTTTTTTTAAAACTAAACATAGTCCATTGATCAGTTGTGTCGTGATTAACGAATGAAAAGCCTAACTTTGACATATAAGCTTGAAAAACGACAACTTTTTTCAACTCTGGTAAAAAGTAACTGATTTTGGCTGTCTCACAAGCAAATACGAGTATTCCGTCTACTTTAAGAACACGATGGATTTCATGGAGAGCTTGGTCTAAATCATCCCAATGAAAATGTGTTTGGAATGCGGTGACTAGATCGAACGTTTCGGAGCTAAATGCAAGTTTGTGAACATCCATTGTCTTAAAGTGGATCGCTTCACTCGAGTATTTCTTGATTGCTTGAGAAATTGCGGCTTCAGAAAGATCAATTCCAGTGACAGTTAATGCCTTTTTTTGGTTAACCAGATATTCGCTTGAACGACCATTCCCTACACCGATGTCCAAAATAATCGAATGATCTGCTAACTCCACGCGATTCATTGTCCATTTCACTAAAGGCAGATAAACGGCATTCCAAAGTCGCATCATCAAAATACCTAAAACCCCAGTTGGTTTTTTCGATTGCTTCAATAAAAGTCCAAATAGACAGATTAATAACACGACGATTACAATACTAATACCGAAAAACATAAGAAAAACTCCTTTATTTTATCTTTAACACTTTAAAATAGTATACAATAAAAAAACAGTCATTAGAAAAGAATCGCGATTATTTTACCTAAAATTACAGTAAAAACACTTTTATTTGCTGAATAATCATCCAATTCTGTTAAAATTAAAGGAAATCTTTAATATATAGCAGAAAATGTTAAGTTTTGTTTGTAGTTTTGCCTTGTTTTTAGTAGAATGAAACTGTATGAATAGAATAAAAGTGAGGTGTAGATAAATGGGTTTTACAGATGAAACTGTACGTTTTGATTTTGATGACAGTCGTAAGAAGGAAGTAAGTGAGACTCTGGCTACTGTATACAAGGCTTTAGAGGAAAAAGGATATAATCCGATCAATCAGATTGTGGGCTATTTGCTTTCTGGAGACCCGGCCTACATTCCTCGTTATCAAGACGCTCGAAATTTGATTCGTCGTCACGAACGAGATGAGATCATGGAAGAGCTGGTTAAATATTACTTATCCGATCATGGAATCACTATTCGATGAGAGTAATGGGACTTGATGTTGGGTCAAAGACTGTAGGAATCGCTGTTAGTGATCCATTTGGCTGGACAGCTCAAGGTGTTGAGATCATTCGGATCAATGAAGAGCAGGAAGAATTTGGCTTTGATCGATTAGCAGAATTAGTCAAAGAATATGAAGTAACTCGCTTTGTAGTGGGATTGCCGAAAAACATGAACAATTCGATTGGGCCAAGAGCAGAAGCCTCAATGGCGTATGGAAAGAAAATCGAAGACATGTTCCAAATACCTGTTACTTATCAGGATGAGCGTTTAACAACGGTTCAGGCAGAACGTATGTTAGTTGAACAAGCCAATACTTCTCGAGCGAAAAGAAAAAAAGTAATCGATAAAGTAGCTGCTGTCATGATTTTACAAAATTATCTAGATGGCGCTAGCAATAAAATTTAAACGACTTGTTAGAAAACAAGTGTCAGATAAAAGGAGAGCATAACAATGGCAGAAGAGCATAACCACGATCATGACCACGAAGGACATGAGCACATCACATTAGTTGATGAACAAGGAAACGAAACACTATACGAAATCCTTTTAACCGTTGATGGACAAGAAGAATTTGGTAAAAATTACGTACTGCTTTATCCAGCAGGTGTTCCAGAAGAAGAAGATGTTGAATTACAAGCCTATGCTTACATCGAAAACAACGAAGGAACAGAAGGCGAATTACAACAAATCGAAACAGACGCTGAATGGGATATGATTGAAGAAGTTTTCAATACATTCATGGCGGAAGAAGAAGAATAGAGTTTAAAAGTGGACAGTATCTAATAAAGTAGACAGAAATATGAATACTCTATAATAAAAAGCAAAAAAGACATCATGAAAATTCATGGTGTTTTTCTTTATCCCAAAAACATTCGTTTTAGGTATAGTTTTTTTTGTCGAATTAGAAAAATATTGTTTTTGTCTTTTTATATGATATAATTATCTATATGAAATTAAAAAAAATTATGAAAGGATTAACAGTGAAAAAATTTGTTTTGTTAAGTTTGCTCATAGTATTAATGGTAGGGTGTTCAAAAGTTGATAGAAGAATGAAAGAAGTTCCTAAAAAAGAAGAACCTATTGTCTTTAAATTTGATGGGACGAAATTACAAATTGAGAATCATACTAATGAGGATATCATGATTTTAGATTCTGAGACTGAGTATTCAATAAAGAAAGATGGTAAGTGGGAATTAGTTGATAGCATTCATGGTGACTTGATGCTAACTAGTTCAGTTCTTAGTAAAGAAAAATCAGAATTGAACTTAGCGATTAAGCTTTCTGAAATACAGTCAAATGAAATAAAAGTGACAGTCTATTATTCAAATGGACATGACTCAGATGAGTATGAAGCAAAAAGTATTATATACAACAAAAAGGGAGAGTAAAAAATGAGAAAAAAGGGCCTATTACTGACTACTTTATTAACGATTCTGCTAAGCTCTGTACTTTTTTGGGGGAAAGCTGAAGCAACGCAAGGAGAGACAGATGTTCAAACAAAAGAAGCTGAGTCTATTGATTTCAGTGCTAGCATGACAAAAAAAATGACTAGAAGTGGAGCGCAAGAAATTACTATTGACGGTGATAAGTGGCATCAAATTGTTAAAGAAGCATATAGAAAAAAATTTCCTGATTACACTGGGGAAATTAGAATAACGGACATAAATTCTGGAGAAGAGATAACATTTGAGGAATCTTTTGGTGAATTAGATAATCCACTAACTAGAGCAAGAGTTTCTGCCCCCGTTACTGGAAACCCAAATAGCAGTATTGGTAAAGTAAAGTTATACTATTTTTTAAGTGATGGAAGAGTGGAACATGGTTCAGCTACAGCTTTTAAGATTGCCAATGATAGATTTGCAACTGCTGGTCATGTGTTTTATGATAAAGAGCATGGTTATGGTTGGGCTGGATCTGGCAGCATATTATTAGGATGTACACGATCAAAGACAGGTGGTATCAATACAACAGCTCTTTACGGGATCACGCAACAAGTTACCAATATGGATTGGATTCAAACCCCATTACAGGATGCTTGGAGATCAGATTTTGGACATTTGAAAGTAAAGCTTTATGCTGGTAAAGCCCCAGCTAATTTGAGCATTTTGAAAAATCCACCAAGTCGAGGTTATGGTATGCTCTATGGATACAATGGGAAAGTTAATGACGTTACTTTTTCCAAAAGTTCGGGTAACTTAGTGACCTCCACCCACAATAAATGGTTTGGTTGGTTATATGAATCTTCGGGAATTCAATCTGCACCAGGGATGAGCGGTGGTCCAGTAATGAATGCATCAAATCAGGTTATTGGTATACATTCTAATTCTGGGAACGGAGTATCAAGATCTGTAAAAATGAGTTCAACAGTAGTGAATGCATTATTTAAATAATTAAAATGTAAAAAAGAAATAAAAAAAGTTAAGAAATCGGATTATATCCTATCGATTTCTTAACTTTTTTTATCACTAAAGGTTCCGACTGTCAAAACTTAAAAAAGTATTGATAGCGTTTGTGTGATTTGATAAAATAAAGGCTGTAAGACTGTCATATCTTACTATCATAAGTAAGGTGAGAAATGGGGCAAAAATTGTGATTTTTGGTTATGCAAGAGTGAGTACCTGGGGACAGGATTTAGAATCTCAAATTGTTGCTTTGAAAAAAGCCGGTTGTGAAAAAATCTATACCGAAAAATTCACAGGAACAAAAATCGATCGAAAAGAATTTCAAACGCTGCTTAAAGAATTATCTGAAGGTGATACGTTAGTCGTCACAAAATTAGATCGTTTCGCTCGATCAACTGTTCAAGGATTGGAGACTGTTCAAAATCTTTTCAAAAGAGGAATCAAAGTGCATATTTTGAATATGGGTATAATCGAGAATACACCAACTGGAAGATTGACATTTACAATTTTTTCGGCATTTGCAGAATTTGAACGAGATATGATCGTAGAACGTACACAAGAAGGTAAGGCGATTGCCAAATTAAATCCTGATTTTCGAGAAGGACGGCCAAAAAAATTCAGCAAGGATCAATTGGATCTAGCAATGGAATTGCTGAAGAAAGATACCACGAAAAATGTCTCACGTAAAACTGGAATAAGTGAAGCATCTCTTTACAGAGAAAAAAGACGAAGAAAGCACCAAAACTTATAACTAAATCTATATTCGGTAAAACTACGTTAATGGTAGAGAGATTCTAAGCTCATTTCAACTTTTAAACTGAGGGATTATCTTGAACAAGTAATCTAGTGATTACCTAAAACGACGTTTTAGGTAAAATAAAAAAGCTATCCCAAAACTAGGACAACTTCCAGTAATACCAGTATTTCATATTCATTGAATCATTAATTATGCAAATTATCGAAAACGCTCGTTTTTGGTATAAAAACTTGTTCCCTTACATTTAATGTTAAAGGAATGTTGCAGTATTGTCAATTTGAAATAGGATCGTTCGGGANNNNNNNNNNNNNNNNNNNNNNNNNNNNNNNNNNNNNNNNNNNNNNNNNNNNNNNNNNNNNNNNNNNNNNNNNNNNNNNNNNNNNNNNNNNNNNNNNNNNNNNNNNNNNNNNNNNNNNNNNNNNNNNNNNNNNNNNNNNNNNNNNNNNNNNNNNNNNNNNNNNNNNNNNNNNNNNNNNNNNNNNNNNNNNNNNNNNNNNNNNNNNNNNNNNNNNNNNNNNNNNNNNNNNNNNNNNNNNNNNNNNNNNNNNNNNNNNNNNNNNNNNNNNNNNNNNNNNNNNNNNNNNNNNNNNNNNNNNNNNNNNNNNNNNNNNNNNNNNNNNNNNNNNNNNNNNNNNNNNNNNNNNNNNNNNNNNNNNNNNNNNNNNNNNNNNNNNNNNNNNNNNNNNNNNNNNNNNNNNNNNNNNNNNNNNNNNNNNNNNNNNNNNNNNNNNNNNNNNNNNNNNNNNNNNNNNNNNNNNNNNNNNNNNNNNNNNNNNNNNNNNNNNNNNNNNNNNNNNNNNNNNNNNNNNNNNNNNNNNNNNNNNNNNNNNNNNNNNNNNNNNNNNNNNNNNNNNNNNNNNNNNNNNNNNNNNNNNNNNNNNNNNNNNNNNNNNNNNNNNNNNNNNNNNNNNNNNNNNNNNNNNNNNNNNNNNNNNNNNNNNNNNNNNNNNNNNNNNNNNNNNNNNNNNNNNNNNNNNNNNNNNNNNNNNNNNNNNNNNNNNNNNNNNNNNNNNNNNNNNNNNNNNNNNNNNNNNNNNNNNNNNNNNNNNNNNNNNNNNNNNNNNNNNNNNNNNNNNNNNNNNNNNNNNNNNNNNNNNNNNNNNNNNNNNNNNNNNNNNNNNNNNNNNNNNNNNNNNNNNNNNNNNNNNNNNNNNNNNNNNNNNNNNNNNNNNNNNNNNNNNNNNNNNNNNNNNNNNNNNNNNNNNNNNNNNNNNNNNNNNNNNNNNNNNNNNNNNNNNNNNNNNNNNNNNNNNNNNNNNNNNNNNNNNNNNNNNNNNNNNNNNNNNNNNNNNNNNNNNNNNNNNNNNNNNNNNNNNNNNNNNNNNNNNNNNNNNNNNNNNNNNNNNNNNNNNNNNNNNNNNNNNNNNNNNNNNNNNNNNNNNNNNNNNNNNNNNNNNNNNNNNNNNNNNNNNNNNNNNNNNNNNNNNNNNNNNNNNNNNNNNNNNNNNNNNNNNNNNNNNNNNNNNNNNNNNNNNNNNNNNNNNNNNNNNNNNNNNNNNNNNNNNNNNNNNNNNNNNNNNNNNNNNNNNNNNNNNNNNNNNNNNNNNNNNNNNNNNNNNNNNNNNNNNNNNNNNNNNNNNNNNNNNNNNNNNNNNNNNNNNNNNNNNNNNNNNNNNNNNNNNNNNNNNNNNNNNNNNNNNNNNNNNNNNNNNNNNNNNNNNNNNNNNNNNNNNNNNNNNNNNNNNNNNNNNNNNNNNNNNNNNNNNNNNNNNNNNNNNNNNNNNNNNNNNNNNNNNNNNNNNNNNNNNNNNNNNNNNNNNNNNNNNNNNNNNNNNNNNNNNNNNNNNNNNNNNNNNNNNNNNNNNNNNNNNNNNNNNNNNNNNNNNNNNNNNNNNNNNNNNNNNNNNNNNNNNNNNNNNNNNNNNNNNNNNNNNNNNNNNNNNNNNNNNNNNNNNNNNNNNNNNNNNNNNNNNNNNNNNNNNNNNNNNNNNNNNNNNNNNNNNNNNNNNNNNNNNNNNNNNNNNNNNNNNNNNNNNNNNNNNNNNNNNNNNNNNNNNNNNNNNNNNNNNNNNNNNNNNNNNNNNNNNNNNNNNNNNNNNNNNNNNNNNNNNNNNNNNNNNNNNNNNNNNNNNNNNNNNNNNNNNNNNNNNNNNNNNNNNNNNNNNNNNNNNNNNNNNNNNNNNNNNNNNNNNNNNNNNNNNNNNNNNNNNNNNNNNNNNNNNNNNNNNNNNNNNNNNNNNNNNNNNNNNNNNNNNNNNNNNNNNNNNNNNNNNNNNNNNNNNNNNNNNNNNNNNNNNNNNNNNNNNNNNNNNNNNNNNNNNNNNNNNNNNNNNNNNNNNNNNNNNNNNNNNNNNNNNNNNNNNNNNNNNNNNNNNNNNNNNNNNNNNNNNNNNNNNNNNNNNNNNNNNNNNNNNNNNNNNNNNNNNNNNNNNNNNNNNNNNNNNNNNNNNNNNNNNNNNNNNNNNNNNNNNN is a window encoding:
- the argC gene encoding N-acetyl-gamma-glutamyl-phosphate reductase, giving the protein MKVSIIGVTGYSGLELLRYLRQHPSVEVVSIHSHSMNKKSLEAVNPHLKHLISLPLEEINPEKIMNKSDLVFFATPSGISKELAEPFIQADFPVIDLSGDFRLKELGAYETWYGSSAAPLDLLQKFDYGLAEYRENPQAKWIANPGCYATAAELSLAPLLKEKKLDVDSIVIDGKSGVSGAGKGLSQTTHFSETHDNMTVYKMNSHQHIPEIVQQLKKWAPTLEVIQFSTSLIPVTRGIFLTTYAKLNEPISDEELVDLYCTHFENSPFVRIQAVGQYPVLKQVIGSNYCDIGLAYNPQTKMVTIVTVIDNLGKGAAGQAIQNLNIFAGFDERCGLELLPIYP
- the argB gene encoding acetylglutamate kinase, which codes for MKKVIVIKMGGVASDNLTKSFFEQVDHWQKTGKKVVIVHGGGHYISEMMQRLNVPVKTQDGLRITTEETLKITQMVLIGQVQPMITTHFQQEGFSVVGLNASCGQIITGTFLDKNTLGAVGVVTQVDTELLEHLLETKHIPIIAPLGLTETGEWLNINADHVACKVAEELQAEKLYLLTDVPGVKKENQWLKEITTSDVPKLKTANIIKGGMLPKLESAVTALKGGVKEVHITNKLQHAGTIIKSKEVFA
- a CDS encoding acetylornithine transaminase, translating into MSYLFPNYQRKELELIKGAKNTLTDRSGKKYLDFTSGIGVMNLGYNDPELNQVLQNQASLLWHTPNLYENLLQEQTAEQLANNKEYVSYFCNSGAEANEAAIKLARKATGRSKIITFTNSFHGRTYGAMSATGQAGIHAGFEPLVPDFVYLPFNELEPLKAEINQQTAAVMLELIQGEGGVVPAQASWVQSVQALCHEFGALLIIDEIQTGIGRTGTFYAYEQYQIEPDIFTLAKGLGNGIPVGAMLGKTNLAEFFGPGSHGSTFGGNKLAMSVASHVVTRINQPDFLQSVQTKGAQLYSGLTKIAEKHQHIMTVRGKGLMFGIELADQNTLKQVLDQLESEGLLALKAGQTVLRLLPPLTITKEEIDQGLSIIDKVFNNLAS
- the argF gene encoding ornithine carbamoyltransferase is translated as MINSLYGKSILNLTELTKEEFLSIIELAVAIKAKPEAYRGVLAGKILAMIFEKNSTRTRVSFEAGIIQLGGQAIILDSKSTQMGRGEPIKDTANVMSSYVDAIMIRTFSDKMVAELAAEATIPVINGLTDDHHPCQILADFQTIYEQKGKLAGIKLTYIGDGNNMAHSFLIGGSLVGMDVTIATPKGYEPKAEYVALAKKNAQLSGSNIEILTDPEQAAKNADVLVTDVWASMGDESEQKEREAIFKSFQVNNRLAVQAKKDYLFLHCLPAHRGEEVAADIIDGTHSAIYQEAANRLHAQKALLVKVMTNL
- a CDS encoding class I SAM-dependent methyltransferase — its product is MFFGISIVIVVLLICLFGLLLKQSKKPTGVLGILMMRLWNAVYLPLVKWTMNRVELADHSIILDIGVGNGRSSEYLVNQKKALTVTGIDLSEAAISQAIKKYSSEAIHFKTMDVHKLAFSSETFDLVTAFQTHFHWDDLDQALHEIHRVLKVDGILVFACETAKISYFLPELKKVVVFQAYMSKLGFSFVNHDTTDQWTMFSFKKK
- a CDS encoding IreB family regulatory phosphoprotein, with amino-acid sequence MGFTDETVRFDFDDSRKKEVSETLATVYKALEEKGYNPINQIVGYLLSGDPAYIPRYQDARNLIRRHERDEIMEELVKYYLSDHGITIR
- the ruvX gene encoding Holliday junction resolvase RuvX gives rise to the protein MRVMGLDVGSKTVGIAVSDPFGWTAQGVEIIRINEEQEEFGFDRLAELVKEYEVTRFVVGLPKNMNNSIGPRAEASMAYGKKIEDMFQIPVTYQDERLTTVQAERMLVEQANTSRAKRKKVIDKVAAVMILQNYLDGASNKI
- a CDS encoding DUF1292 domain-containing protein — protein: MAEEHNHDHDHEGHEHITLVDEQGNETLYEILLTVDGQEEFGKNYVLLYPAGVPEEEDVELQAYAYIENNEGTEGELQQIETDAEWDMIEEVFNTFMAEEEE
- a CDS encoding trypsin-like serine peptidase, whose protein sequence is MRKKGLLLTTLLTILLSSVLFWGKAEATQGETDVQTKEAESIDFSASMTKKMTRSGAQEITIDGDKWHQIVKEAYRKKFPDYTGEIRITDINSGEEITFEESFGELDNPLTRARVSAPVTGNPNSSIGKVKLYYFLSDGRVEHGSATAFKIANDRFATAGHVFYDKEHGYGWAGSGSILLGCTRSKTGGINTTALYGITQQVTNMDWIQTPLQDAWRSDFGHLKVKLYAGKAPANLSILKNPPSRGYGMLYGYNGKVNDVTFSKSSGNLVTSTHNKWFGWLYESSGIQSAPGMSGGPVMNASNQVIGIHSNSGNGVSRSVKMSSTVVNALFK
- a CDS encoding recombinase family protein, encoding MIFGYARVSTWGQDLESQIVALKKAGCEKIYTEKFTGTKIDRKEFQTLLKELSEGDTLVVTKLDRFARSTVQGLETVQNLFKRGIKVHILNMGIIENTPTGRLTFTIFSAFAEFERDMIVERTQEGKAIAKLNPDFREGRPKKFSKDQLDLAMELLKKDTTKNVSRKTGISEASLYREKRRRKHQNL